One segment of Solanum stenotomum isolate F172 chromosome 1, ASM1918654v1, whole genome shotgun sequence DNA contains the following:
- the LOC125857414 gene encoding gibberellin 3-beta-dioxygenase 1-like produces the protein MATTSTLEESFKENPQSLQHILPIDFHSIQEVPNSHLWPNINNSPISHAEKNPNVPIIDLLAPNVVELIGHACKTWGIFQVVNHGVSLELFDEVESQARRLFALPVEQKVKVMRSTTGATGYGTARITPFFSKFMWHEGFTIMDSPLDYAKELWPHDNQIFCDVMENYQKKMKALSFQLWQLILNYLQPSQEHSIKSFESTGALQLNSYPCCPNPNHALGLAPHTDSLFLTILHQTNNTKGLQILKKDQGWTSIAPVSNNALIVNVGDLLHILSNGEFPSVYHRLLVDQTKHRVSLAYFFGPQVDSMIVPLVSSKDNVGIVPKYRNVKVKEYLDLKAKHLEKVFSMIRF, from the exons ATGGCTACTACTAGTACTCTTGAAGAATCTTTCAAAGAAAACCCTCAGAGCCTTCAACACATTCTTCCTATAGATTTTCATTCAATCCAAGAAGTTCCAAACTCTCATTTATGGCCTAATATCAATAATTCCCCAATTAGTCATGCTGAAAAAAACCCTAATGTCCCAATAATTGATCTTTTAGCCCCTAATGTTGTGGAACTTATAGGTCATGCATGCAAAACATGGGGGATATTTCAAGTTGTTAATCATGGAGTTTCTTTAGAACTTTTTGATGAAGTTGAATCTCAGGCAAGACGACTTTTTGCCTTGCCAGTAGAACAGAAGGTGAAGGTCATGAGATCGACTACTGGCGCCACCGGATATGGCACAGCTCGAATTACgccatttttctcaaagttcatgTGGCATGAAGGGTTCACCATTATGGATTCACCACTTGATTATGCTAAGGAACTTTGGCCACATGACAATCAAATTTTTTG TGATGTGATGGAAAATTATCAAAAGAAGATGAAAGCTCTATCCTTCCAACTCTGGCAGCTTATCCTGAATTACTTACAACCATCTCAAGAACATTCAATTAAGTCATTTGAATCTACAGGAGCTTTACAATTGAATTCATATCCATGTTGCCCTAACCCTAACCATGCACTAGGGTTAGCTCCTCACACAGATTCATTATTCCTAACAATACTCCATCAAACAAATAACACAAAGGgtcttcaaatcttgaaaaaagaCCAAGGATGGACTTCAATTGCTCCAGTTTCCAACAATGCCCTCATTGTTAACGTAGGTGATCTTCTTCATATACTCTCGAATGGGGAATTTCCATCGGTTTATCATCGACTTCTCGTGGATCAAACTAAGCATAGAGTCTCTTTGGCTTATTTTTTTGGACCTCAAGTTGATTCTATGATTGTTCCATTAGTTTCTTCTAAGGATAATGTTGGTATTGTAccaaaatatagaaatgtgaagGTGAAAGAGTATCTTGATCTCAAGGCTAAACATCTTGAGAAGGTGTTCTCTATGATTAGATTTTAA